Within Pungitius pungitius chromosome 18, fPunPun2.1, whole genome shotgun sequence, the genomic segment tgtaaataaaaataacttaacaattaaaaagaaattaaCATTAAAAGATCACGCTTGGCCGCTGGACCCTCTCACACCCAGTACTGTTTGGTGTGCACGGCGGGTCTGTGGCGTTTATGTTTGGGAACATTATTCTGCTTGACATAGCAAGGGTCATAATAGTCCCACTCCAGCGCCGAGGCCAGGACGCCGTTGGACAGACCGTCGCTGTCCGACAGAATCCGCAGGGAGACACCTGAGAAGCAATCAGGACAAGTCAGTGGAAGAACCACACATTTAACCGCGGTGATGATTTTTGAGCTGAGGTTTACCTGCACTTGCACCAAAGTCGCTGTCCAGTCCAGGCCCCACTGCGGATGTGTTCAGGTAGGAGGCCTCTGCGGGCCGCTGGTCGGTGTACTCGCACTCCATGGCCACTTTGTCGAACACGAGCATGGCAACGCCAGGCTTCACATCTGTCAGCATCTGGAAAGTACTGCCCCGACGAATGTGAGCCACGTGTTCGGTCTCCTGcagggaagaaaagagagagtaAAAGTCCTCACACGTTGAGGTTTGTCACTGGAGGTTGTGTCATgtaaattcatttttgttactgaagttttttttctttctcagtcttagttttttttttgtgtcccaACTAATAAACACCTAAAAATGTGGGTCCTCCTCTCTGGTCATACCTTGATTTGGCATCATTGGCCTAAAAAGCTATAGGCTTTGTAAGAATACAACTTTATTGGCTTGCAGAGGTTCATGAGCAGAAATCCACCAATCCAATCAGTAACATCTGGTTCATTCACACCGACAGTGGACCACTCACCGTGGGAGAGTTCGGCGGAACAAGGTGCACTCTGGTGTCAGACCCCGATGCACTGGACTGCGGCAAAACCGGCGCGCTTTTACGCCACCCCGCTTTACCGGTGCCGTGGGTCCGCGATCCGGAGGGCAGGTCGAGTCTGGGGGTGAAACCGGCCGCAGAGGAGGTGGCCCGGATGGTGCTCGGTGCCCTCGTCGACCCTGAGCCCGTGGCGCCGTCCGGCATCACGTGCCGGGTCCTGTGATCGGCTGCGGGCCTCTCCCTGGAGGAAGCCCTGGAGGAGGTGACGGGATGCGCGACCGCCGGCCCCGATGGAGACAGGAACGGGAAGGCCCCGTCTGATGCTCTCCCGGCTCTGTGCAGGCTGGACTGCAGCAGCATCTCCTCCGCGCCCCCTCGCTGCCGCCGGTGCTTCCTCTCAGACAGAATCAACAACTTGTAACCCAGGAACAGGCAGTTCAGCAGGAGCAGAATGACCACGCAGGGTATGAGCAGGAGGACCACTAGGGTCAAGTTGGTCACGGGGTAAACCTCCGTCACGTTGGATGCGGTGGTCTGACTTATCCGCGACATTTCATCCCTGGGGACATGAAGACGAAAGCTGATCTCCACTGAGGTTGCACGTTGCCTGTGAACGCGCACAGGTGGGTCGGCTCGTCAATCAATGTGGACTGCCGCGCGGTTGAAAGTGTTTCTTAAGTTTTTGGTCCAATAGCCACATGCCAATCTGGTTCTCCAATGCAAAAAGTCTCCAAACGGGACTGTTGTCCTTCACCCCTGTTGTCCTCATCGTGGTAAACAAGTACTGTCGGTGTTAACAAAGCACAGGCTCAATCTGAGGCCACTGTGCAACGCGCGCTCGGTCTGCAGCAACATAAATCACAGATCCACAGGTGTGTCCTATCATGTGCAGCCTGTGCGGCGTTGTCGTGGCAACCAAtgaccaccaggtggcagcaaAGGACCAGACTTCTGCCAGCTGCAGCTCGAGTTCTGCAGTGTGAATTTAATGTATATACAATACTAAACTAATTAATTATTTTAGTATTGTAATACATAACGCATGATTGagcacatatatttatatatgtgtgtgtgggcttttttattttatagaaataaataaagcattttgtgCTGTCCACCTAAACACCGGCAAGTGTTCATCACAACGAGCGGAGAACAGAAGTCAAATAGTGCTTtgttaaaattattttattttcattttcatgctaCCAAACATGTCTATATCAGGGAATGATACATCAACTGCTGGCAGTCGTCACAGGATATatacaaacatttcaaataattcaATAGAACATTTGACAGAGGAATCTCTTTTAGAGacaacatttttgcattttgcacacAAAGTAGATCCTTGTACACAAGTATGTTTTGCTATTGTAATAATTCAATGCAAAAGATCAGTCATATGAGCACCATATAACCATAgtaaagtttttttcttcttcatcatatGTTTCTACCACAGGTTTAAAGAAGTCTACACAGACTTGAACGCACGCTGATATCCTGCTATAGGTTTGCAAGTACAACAGTGCAGATAACCCTTTTCGTTCAAGAGAAAGGCTGCTGAGTCAATGGACGCCCTCAGATACTAAAGACCCCATTCGTCAGATCTTAACTAACTGCTCCCGCAGCGTCGTGCCCGTGCCTGCAGAAAGTCGCCTCCTCCCCGAACTACAACTCACTTATTAAGCGCCTCCCTTGCCAATttccaaacacaacaaagaggtTGTGATTGTCTTGCGAAACTAGCACCCTCGGTCAAGGCAACAAACACACGCGTGGTGAAGCTGTGTCGGTCAGGCCGCTCAGCGTGAAGCGGGGCTAGCACTGGGCCAGGCTGTGCTTGATGATCTCGCGAGACTGCGGCGGGATCCGGTCGGGAAAGACCACCTGGAACTCCACCACCAGGTCGCCCCGCTGGGACGGGCTCTTGGGCATCGGCAGGCCCTCGCCGCGGAGCCGCCGCACGGCCCCCGGCTTGATGACGTCGCTGCACGGTAGAGGCATCATGCGGTTGTCAAGTGTCGGAACGTTGACTGTGCAGCCACagagagcctggggggggggggggaaagaaggaggaagagaagttAGTTTTTGTGGACCTTCATTCTCCATATTATGGAACAGGTTTCATAACGCTTCCTGAATGGCCTCGTTGTGACTGGAGTGAAGCACACTGAACAAAAGCCGAGTCAATGCCTGATCTATAAAAGTGTCAGGTTACATAACGGATAAATATGGATGCGTCTGTCTTTCTAAAAGCTTGACGAATCTCGGCGTTGCGCAACAGACCGATGCCACGGATGAGATGATCTCGGCCCTATTTGCAGACTCTGCGTGGGAGTGGAGTGCTTGGCTGACTGAAGATGGTGGGAGCTCTTTGAAATGCCACTCTAtgctaatctgtgtgtgtgtgtgtgtgtgtgtgtgtgtgtgtgtgggtgtgggccGGTAGAAGCGAGAGCcaagacggaaaaaaaaaaaaaaaaaacctgcctcTCAGCCCAGCTTGCAGAGTCTGCATCGGCGGCACGTAgtggctgagggggggggggggggggtgaagtgcGACTCGCGGGGGCGGGCAGCGCCGAGGCTAAATttagctgctctctctctctctctctccctccctctctgcaggggCTGGTGAGGTAACGAAGGGGGCCTGCTGCTGTTCTGTTAAGCGAGGGGTACAATCGTGGGTGGCTGAGTGAgggagcggaggggagggggtggtgttCAGATGCCTGAAACGGAACACTGTGTCCTGTCCTCAGACTCTAATCAAACGcatcaccccccccgccccccactctgcatttggggg encodes:
- the hwa gene encoding protein huluwa: MSRISQTTASNVTEVYPVTNLTLVVLLLIPCVVILLLLNCLFLGYKLLILSERKHRRQRGGAEEMLLQSSLHRAGRASDGAFPFLSPSGPAVAHPVTSSRASSRERPAADHRTRHVMPDGATGSGSTRAPSTIRATSSAAGFTPRLDLPSGSRTHGTGKAGWRKSAPVLPQSSASGSDTRVHLVPPNSPTETEHVAHIRRGSTFQMLTDVKPGVAMLVFDKVAMECEYTDQRPAEASYLNTSAVGPGLDSDFGASAGVSLRILSDSDGLSNGVLASALEWDYYDPCYVKQNNVPKHKRHRPAVHTKQYWV